The following proteins are co-located in the Silene latifolia isolate original U9 population chromosome 1, ASM4854445v1, whole genome shotgun sequence genome:
- the LOC141641060 gene encoding uncharacterized protein LOC141641060, producing the protein MSIFVVVKCPWNAKRSRLPKCTCKVKRKCKYRLYATRLDDGLTFQIRSLNLEHVCAFTTKNRMVTSEYIAEKYLETWRNDPNWSLIGVQSRVKFDLGVDVGYHKCWVARARAKMMIHGNLDGQYSRVWDYVFQIRKFNPGSPTCVKVDRIDRPPPIFQIMYICLAACKEGFVKRCRPLLGVDGCHLKGQYPGMCLVVVSMDVNNNIFSVAWAVVEVENAETWQWFLDLLVRDIGSDEGDGLTFMSDRQKGLLEAMNVVVPSAETRFCVRHIWANFKLQFAGIGFKENFWKAAWATTEAEFNFEMAGIKYLSEGAYNYLNRIPPRHWSRHAFSTNYKSSMITNNLCESFNAVLKDAKDKAILTHMEWMRRYVMKRNYEKREGVDKYDDDFMPYIDKCFKKMYTEVRYAKVHPSKSTNFEVDYKGGNFTVNLVEQKFNCKHWELSGIPCIHAMACIVNQRLIPKDYVNDAYSKEKYLLAYSPAFSQMPGVDQWEKTGLDEPLPPPPPPYQEGCLEGLPIRKEKRSRVKGVK; encoded by the exons ATGtccatttttgtagtagtgaaatgTCCTTGGAATGCTAAAAGGTCAAGATTGCCTAAGTGCACTTGTAAGGTCAAGAGAAAGTGTAAGTATAGGTTGTATGCTACTAGATTGGATGATGGCCTCACATTTCAAATTAGATCATTGAACTTGGAGCATGTTTGTGCATTCACAACAAAGAATAGGATGGTGACTTCAGAGTACATTGCTGAAAAGTACCTGGAGACTTGGAGAAATGACCCAAATTGGAGTTTGATTGGGGTTCAAAGCAGAGTTAAGTTTGACCTTGGTGTTGATGTAGGCTATCATAAGTGTTGGGTGGCTAGAGCAAGGGCAAAGATGATGATACATGGTAATTTAGATGGCCAATACAGCAGGGTATGGGACTATGTATTTCAAATTAGGAAGTTTAATCCAGGATCCCCAACTTGTGTTAAAGTAGATAGGATTGATAGACCTCCTCCCATTTTCCAAATAATGTACATTTGTTTGGCAGCTTGCAAAGAAGGGTTTGTTAAACGGTGTAGGCCCCTTCTTGGGGTTGATGGCTGTCATTTGAAGGGTCAGTACCCTGGGATGTGTTTAGTGGTTGTGTCAATGGATGTGAATAATAATATATTTTCGGTTGCATGGGCTGTTGTTGAGGTGGAAAATGCTGAGACATGGCAGTGGTTTTTGGATTTGCTAGTCAGAGACATTGGCTCAGATGAAGGGGATGGCCTAACCTTTATGTCTGATAGGCAAAAAGGATTGCTTGAAGCTATGAATGTGGTGGTGCCTAGCGCAGAGACTAGATTCTGTGTTAGGCACATATGGGCCAACTTCAAGCTACAATTTGCTGGCATTGGCTTCAAAGAGAATTTCTGGAAGGCTGCTTGGGCAACAACAGAG GCTGAGTTTAACTTTGAAATGGCAGGAATCAAGTATCTCTCTGAGGGAGCTTACAACTACCTTAATAGAATACCACCAAGGCATTGGAGCAGACATGCTTTCTCAACGAACTATAAAAGTAGCATGATTACCAACAATCTTTGTGAGTCCTTCAATGCTGTGCTGAAAGATGCAAAGGACAAGGCCATTCTTACACACATGGAATGGATGCGAAGGTATGTCATGAAACGAAATTATGAGAAAAGAGAAGGAGTTGAtaaatatgatgatgattttatgcCATACATTGATAAGTGTTTCAAGAAAATGTACACTGAAGTAAGGTATGCCAAAGTCCACCCAAGTAAATCAACAAACTTTGAGGTTGATTACAAAGGTGGTAATTTTACTGTCAATTTGGTTGAACAAAAATTCAACTGTAAGCATTGGGAGCTAAGTGGTATACCATGCATTCATGCCATGGCATGTATTGTAAACCAAAGACTTATTCCCAAGGATTATGTCAATGATGCTTATTCAAAAGAAAAGTATCTACTTGCTTACTCCCCTGCATTCAGTCAAATGCCTGGTGTAGACCAATGGGAAAAGACTGGCCTTGATGAAcccttacccccccccccccccccctatcaAGAAGGATGCCTGGAAGGCCttccaataagaaaagaaaaaaggagCCGGGTGAAGGGAGTCAAGTGA